From the genome of Chroicocephalus ridibundus chromosome 1, bChrRid1.1, whole genome shotgun sequence, one region includes:
- the LOC134509878 gene encoding taste receptor type 2 member 40-like, whose translation MFTVFYLLFLTIAIIESIAGLLGNGIILIVSSTSCIRSKILSSYDMIMIFLSLSRFFLQSWLMLDLFLSLFCEGSYYQENLFVIFKTVFVFLSYSSLWFAAWLSVFYCIKVASFTQSIFIWLKQRISSLMPWMLIASSLFSFATSLPFAWDVYNVQDNITAPLTMTNSSERRVTMKDKVFLLILLCNAGIALPLILFAFSSVLLIRSLSIHTREMKNNATGFRDPSLEAHIGAIKSVFSFLIFYVTYFISLVLILSSIFLPFSIGEIICIALMAACPAGHTMVLIWSNPKFREAPARLLHHANCHVRPRYM comes from the coding sequence ATGTTCACAGTATTTTACCTCCTTTTTCTAACAATTGCTATAATTGAATCCATAGCAGGACTTCTAGGAAATGGAATTATCTTGATTGTCAGTTCAACTAGCTGCATCAGGAGCAAAATATTGTCCTCATATGATATGATTATGATCTTTCTGAGTTTATCCAGATTCTTTTTGCAGTCCTGGCTGATGTTGGATTTATTCCTAAGTCTGTTTTGCGAAGGCTCCTATTATCAAGaaaatttgtttgtaattttcaAGACAGTTTTTGTGTTTCTGAGCTACTCCAGCCTCTGGTTTGCTGCCTGGCTTAGTGTCTTCTATTGTATCAAGGTTGCTAGTTTTACTCAGTCTATCTTCATCTGGCTGAAGCAAAGAATTTCCAGTCTCATGCCCTGGATGCTGATAGCatcatctcttttctcctttgcaacCTCTCTTCCTTTCGCCTGGGATGTCTACAACGTACAAGACAACATCACTGCTCCTTTAACCATGACAAACTCTTCAGAAAGGAGAGTCACAATGAAAGACAAGGTTTTTCTACTGATTCTTCTCTGTAATGCTGGTATAGCTTTGCCTTTAATACTGTTTGCTTTTTCGAGTGTCCTGCTGATTAGGTCTCTGTCAATACACACCAGAGAGATGAAAAACAATGCAACTGGCTTCCGGGATCCCAGCTTAGAGGCCCATATTGGTGCCATCAAGTCAGTCTTTTCCTTCCTTATCTTCTAtgttacatattttatttctttggttctcaTTTTATCCAGCATTTTTTTACCTTTTAGCATTGGGGAAATCATATGTATAGCTCTAATGGCTGCCTGTCCTGCAGGACACACTATGGTCTTAATCTGGAGCAACCCCAAATTTCGAGAGGCGCCAGCTAGGCTTTTGCACCACGCAAACTGCCATGTCAGACCTAGATACATGTAA